The following are encoded together in the Brassica napus cultivar Da-Ae chromosome A9, Da-Ae, whole genome shotgun sequence genome:
- the LOC106448491 gene encoding uncharacterized protein LOC106448491 isoform X2 has translation MTSPVRTVRRLSTKPSPKHNQAEPVRVKFSETSTQAAKPISKMEPLITRVETKLKTDERFTDYIKKAKLKIRAVTNPGDMMRNDASKTSEAEARDHRRQCHVPTASVSREGSSGRSSDHFSEYIRKAKMKLRSSTVARANPTYKD, from the coding sequence ATGACGAGTCCTGTTCGAACTGTTCGCCGCCTTTCCACCAAACCTTCACCGAAGCACAACCAAGCGGAGCCTGTCCGCGTCAAGTTCTCTGAGACGTCGACTCAGGCAGCCAAACCCATTTCAAAGATGGAGCCGCTGATCACTCGAGTGGAGACGAAGCTGAAAACGGACGAGAGGTTCACTGATTATATAAAGAAAgccaaactgaagatcagggcAGTGACGAATCCGGGTGACATGATGAGGAACGATGCGTCGAAGACAAGTGAAGCAGAGGCACGTGATCATCGTCGTCAGTGCCATGTCCCTACCGCTAGTGTCTCGAGAGAGGGTAGCAGTGGAAGGTCATCAGATCATTTCTCCGAGTACATAAGGAAGGCGAAGATGAAGCTCAGATCTTCCACCGTCGCTCGTGCGAACCCAACTTACAAGGATTGA
- the LOC106448491 gene encoding uncharacterized protein LOC106448491 isoform X1 has product MAKNSESSSKNQETKKESRVCEKIFRAMTSPVRTVRRLSTKPSPKHNQAEPVRVKFSETSTQAAKPISKMEPLITRVETKLKTDERFTDYIKKAKLKIRAVTNPGDMMRNDASKTSEAEARDHRRQCHVPTASVSREGSSGRSSDHFSEYIRKAKMKLRSSTVARANPTYKD; this is encoded by the exons ATGGCAAAGAACTCAGAGAG TAGCAGCAAGAACCAGGAGACGAAGAAAGAAAGCAGAGTGTGTGAGAAGATTTTCAGAGCAATGACGAGTCCTGTTCGAACTGTTCGCCGCCTTTCCACCAAACCTTCACCGAAGCACAACCAAGCGGAGCCTGTCCGCGTCAAGTTCTCTGAGACGTCGACTCAGGCAGCCAAACCCATTTCAAAGATGGAGCCGCTGATCACTCGAGTGGAGACGAAGCTGAAAACGGACGAGAGGTTCACTGATTATATAAAGAAAgccaaactgaagatcagggcAGTGACGAATCCGGGTGACATGATGAGGAACGATGCGTCGAAGACAAGTGAAGCAGAGGCACGTGATCATCGTCGTCAGTGCCATGTCCCTACCGCTAGTGTCTCGAGAGAGGGTAGCAGTGGAAGGTCATCAGATCATTTCTCCGAGTACATAAGGAAGGCGAAGATGAAGCTCAGATCTTCCACCGTCGCTCGTGCGAACCCAACTTACAAGGATTGA